The Cellulomonas shaoxiangyii sequence CACCCGGTAGGTGACGGCGAGGTCGCCGAACACGGTGCGCGGTCGCCCCTGCCGCATGACGAGCGTCATCTCGACGTCCGGCACGAACGACTCGAGGGTGAAGATCGTCATCACCCGCTGCCCGACCTCCAGCTCCTCGCACCACGGGAGGAGCCCGCGCGGGCTGCGCCGGCCGAGGTTGTCGACCCAGTCGTAGCTGTACGGCGCCGCGCGCAGGTGGCACAGGCGGCGGAACACCGCCGGCGCGGGCGCCCGCACGTCCACCGCGCGCAACCAGCGCCCGGGCGCGTGCGCCATCAGCTCGTCGGCGCGGTAGGTCGCGCTGCGCTCGTCGGGCGTCACGTTCCACTCGGTGGCAGCGGCCACGGCATCTCCTCGGGCCGGCGGGGGAATCCGGGGCCACGGTACGACCGGATCGGTACGGTATGTCCGGCGTGTCAGCATGTTGACGGGTCCTTGCCGCTCGGTGCGCCCCCCGAGATCATCGAGCGCGGCGCGACGACCCGAGCCGTCCGGGGGGCACCTCCCGGGCGGTTCGCACGACGAGAGCCACAGCAGGACGCCCAGGGGGGACCACGTGCACGAACCGACGACGTCACGACGACATCCGCACCCGGTGCACGAGCCGTGCCGGTTCGCAGCGACCGAGCCGCACTCCTGCGGTGCCGCACCGACCGCACCGACCGCACCGGCCGCACCGGCCGGACCGGCCGGCACGGCACCCCGCACGGCACCCCGCACGGCACCGACGCCCGTACCGGGCGCCTCGCCGCTCGCCGGCCAGAGCCCGGAGGCCGTGCTCCAGTGGCTGCTCGGTGCCGTGCTGAAGGGCGGTGCGGCGGCCGTGCCGGCGGGCGACCAGCCGTCGGCCGCCGACGTGCTGCGCTCGTCCTCGAGCGTCTTCGTCATGATCGGCGACGACCTGCTCGGCACCGACGCGCTGGCGGTGCTCGACCGGGTCGGGCGCCGGCCGGCCGGCACGACCGCCCGCGTGCTCGTCCCGCCGTCCTGCACGCGCCGCGGCGCCGTGCGGCAGCTGCTCACCCGGCTGGCGACGGCGGAGGGGACACGCGTGCGCACCGCGCTGAGCAGCCTGGACGTGCTCGCGGTCGTGGCGCCCCAGGGGCCGATCATCGTCCAGCACGCCGGCGGGGTGCCCCAGCACGTGCAGTCCCCGGCGCTGCAGGCGTCGTTCCTGTGCATGGTCGAGGCCGTGTGGCAGAGCGCGACCGAGCTGGAGACCATCGCCGCGCTGGAGGACACCTCCCTGCCGCCCGAGCGCCGGGCCGCCGTGCTCGGCTACCTCGTGGACGGCGTCAAGGACGAGTCCGCGGCGCGGCTCCTCGACGTGTCCGTGCGCACGTACCGCCGGTACGTCGCGCGGATCATGGAGGAGCTGGGCGCCGCGTCCCGGTTCCAGGCGGGCGTGCACGCCGTGCGCGCCGGACTCGTGAGGAGATGACCGGTGACGATCTCAGCCCGTGCGGGCGCCTGGTACGGGCGCAGGGTCGCGGAACGCCTGTTCCACCCCCCGCGCCGCACGCACCACCGGACGCCGGCGGACCGCGGGCTGGCGTACACCGAGGACGCCGTGACCACCGACGACGGCGTGCGGCTGCACCTGTGGGTCGTGCCCGGCGGCGAGGACCGGGTCGCGGTGGTCGGCCACGGCATCGGGCTCACCAAGTCGGCCAGCCTCCTGCAGGCGCGGCTGCTGCACGAGCGCGGCTACACGGTCGTGATGTTCGACCACCGCAACCACGCCCTGTCGGGGCACGACCCGGCGCGCACCGACCTGTCCGACCGGTTCACGCGCGACGTCGAGGCCACCGTGCAGCACGCACGCCGGCTGCGCCCGGACGCGCGCACGCTGGTCGTGTGGGGCTTCTCGTTCTCCACGTTCCCGTCGTTCTGGCTGCTGTCGCGCGACCGGTGCGAGGTCGACGCCGTGCTGTGCGACAGCGGCCCGGCCGACGCGCTGGAGCCGCTGTTCGGCGGCTTCGTCGACTCCGGCGCGGTGCCGCTGCCCGGGCCGCTGCGACGCCCGGCCGTGCGTGACGCCCTCGTCGCGGCCTGCGCCGAGCGGGCCGTCGCGATGCTCGGCGCCGACTGGCCGCCGCCCGCCACGGGCCGGTTCGCGACCACGCCGATGCTGTTCCTCGCCAGCAGCGGGGACACGATCGTGCCCGCCGACCTCGTGCGGCGGCTCGCCGACCGCTACCCGCACGCCCGCACCGAGGTGGTGCGCGGACGCCACCTCGCCGGTCTCAAGGAGGACGCGGACGCGTACGGCCGGCACGTCAGCGACTTCCTCGACTCCGTGGAGCGCGCGGCGGAGCCCAGCACGGTCGACGCTCACCCGCAGCCGCCCGCGTGACCGTCCGGTGCCGCTGCGCCCGCCCCTGCGGGGACGGACGCGGCGGCACCGTCGGGCGCCGCGCGTGCCGGGTCTGCGGCGCGGGCGCGCAGCAGCGCGTCCGTCGCCGCGGGCAGCCGGTCGACCCCCCAGAACGGCTCACGGCCGACCCGCACGTACGGCACGCCGAACACGCCGTCGCGCTCGACGGCGCGCAGCTCGTCGAGGCCGGCCGCGCGCCACCGCGGGTCGGTCGACGCGTCGGCGACCGCGGGCGG is a genomic window containing:
- a CDS encoding SRPBCC family protein, whose protein sequence is MAAATEWNVTPDERSATYRADELMAHAPGRWLRAVDVRAPAPAVFRRLCHLRAAPYSYDWVDNLGRRSPRGLLPWCEELEVGQRVMTIFTLESFVPDVEMTLVMRQGRPRTVFGDLAVTYRVEPSPCSPGDTRLVAALRVQDPPGPLPAARRAALARGDLLMMRKQLRTLGALAERDVHG
- a CDS encoding helix-turn-helix transcriptional regulator is translated as MHEPCRFAATEPHSCGAAPTAPTAPAAPAGPAGTAPRTAPRTAPTPVPGASPLAGQSPEAVLQWLLGAVLKGGAAAVPAGDQPSAADVLRSSSSVFVMIGDDLLGTDALAVLDRVGRRPAGTTARVLVPPSCTRRGAVRQLLTRLATAEGTRVRTALSSLDVLAVVAPQGPIIVQHAGGVPQHVQSPALQASFLCMVEAVWQSATELETIAALEDTSLPPERRAAVLGYLVDGVKDESAARLLDVSVRTYRRYVARIMEELGAASRFQAGVHAVRAGLVRR
- a CDS encoding alpha/beta hydrolase, with protein sequence MTISARAGAWYGRRVAERLFHPPRRTHHRTPADRGLAYTEDAVTTDDGVRLHLWVVPGGEDRVAVVGHGIGLTKSASLLQARLLHERGYTVVMFDHRNHALSGHDPARTDLSDRFTRDVEATVQHARRLRPDARTLVVWGFSFSTFPSFWLLSRDRCEVDAVLCDSGPADALEPLFGGFVDSGAVPLPGPLRRPAVRDALVAACAERAVAMLGADWPPPATGRFATTPMLFLASSGDTIVPADLVRRLADRYPHARTEVVRGRHLAGLKEDADAYGRHVSDFLDSVERAAEPSTVDAHPQPPA